In Halobaculum rubrum, the following are encoded in one genomic region:
- a CDS encoding gluconate 2-dehydrogenase subunit 3 family protein — protein sequence MELSRRDALVALSTAGVGSLAGCGAPVAGGDATDSGATDDPERETRGNGAVGDHERATLVAVARAVYPSAVGGVDEFVRTYTGGRIDGDTAYAREVSEAVATLDDYAVGLYGTQYVDLSSEDRAEALDVMSVDDVDPDPDGTEPQRVRHYLVNELLFALYASPTGASLAGLENPPGHPGGTRSYREGPER from the coding sequence ATGGAGCTATCCCGTCGCGACGCGTTGGTCGCGCTGTCGACAGCGGGCGTCGGCTCCCTCGCCGGCTGTGGTGCGCCGGTCGCGGGCGGCGACGCTACCGACAGCGGGGCTACCGACGACCCCGAGCGTGAGACTCGAGGTAACGGTGCGGTGGGAGATCACGAGCGTGCGACGCTGGTCGCGGTCGCACGCGCGGTGTATCCGTCGGCCGTCGGCGGCGTCGACGAATTCGTCCGCACCTACACCGGCGGCCGGATCGACGGCGATACCGCATACGCCCGCGAGGTCTCCGAGGCGGTGGCGACGCTCGACGACTACGCTGTGGGGTTATACGGGACGCAGTACGTCGACCTGTCGAGCGAGGACCGCGCGGAGGCGCTAGACGTGATGAGCGTCGACGACGTCGACCCCGATCCCGACGGAACCGAGCCGCAGCGAGTTCGCCACTACCTCGTGAACGAACTGCTGTTCGCGCTGTACGCTTCGCCGACCGGCGCGTCGCTGGCGGGGCTGGAGAACCCGCCGGGCCATCCCGGCGGAACCCGATCCTACCGGGAGGGACCCGAGCGATGA
- a CDS encoding Lrp/AsnC family transcriptional regulator — MDERDVRILKAIADLETGSPERISERTGVPVSTVHYRLNNLRDAGVITNDLYDIDLDALGLGVTVLVEVLADYAGEHADVASTITEIEGVTTLLSTMGETDFVAIAHLPDDEAVGRLLREFERIPAVERTNSTYVIETLYDDARALSSYSEGSLVDALVDE, encoded by the coding sequence ATGGACGAGCGCGACGTTCGCATCCTGAAGGCGATCGCCGACCTGGAGACCGGCAGCCCGGAGCGGATCAGCGAGCGGACCGGGGTCCCCGTCTCGACGGTGCACTACCGGCTGAACAACCTCCGGGATGCCGGCGTGATCACGAACGACCTGTACGATATCGACCTCGACGCGCTCGGACTGGGCGTGACGGTGCTCGTCGAGGTGCTCGCCGACTACGCCGGCGAACACGCGGACGTCGCGTCGACGATCACCGAGATCGAGGGCGTGACGACGCTGTTGTCGACGATGGGCGAGACTGACTTCGTCGCGATCGCACACCTGCCCGACGACGAGGCGGTCGGCCGACTGCTTCGGGAGTTCGAGCGGATCCCGGCCGTCGAGCGGACGAACTCCACGTACGTGATCGAAACGCTGTACGACGACGCGCGCGCGCTGTCGTCGTATTCGGAGGGATCGCTCGTCGACGCACTCGTCGACGAGTGA
- a CDS encoding GMC family oxidoreductase produces the protein MSADEADSDDEGVDRTPSPRADVCVVGAGPAGALVAAELSAAGHEVVVLDAGPRFDPDDRIDRMERHLRPGTDAPVWDTDPERDAYSSTGDREYPLNAARVKGIGGTTLHWQGMVMRMHEQDFELRSSVGLGDDWPIDYDDLRPYYAAAEDELSVSGASDDPFAPPREEPHPLPAFPPSYSDSLFAEACEAVGLATHSVPNARNSEPTGEASACVGYGTCKPVCPSGAKYDATRHIDIAEANGARVLDRVPVQRLDHDGDHVTAAVYATPDGEEHRQEAREFVVAAGGVETPRLLLLSESEAYPNGLANSSGLVGRYFMDHLFAGMGGTLEEPTRQKHVGFNTTESHQFYDRPDDSRTAIKLEFLNYAGPAPADIALTADSFGDELLAEIREGYGTHVAMGALVEQLPRRENRIRLDRSRTDDHGNPVPDVVWGVDGTTRRTIERANEIQRAVLVQLGVDIGWTVGPENTGPAYHHMGTTRMGTDPAESVVNPQLRTHDLANLTLAGSSVFVTGGAMNPTLTIAALSLKAADHVAERL, from the coding sequence ATGAGTGCCGACGAAGCCGACAGCGACGACGAGGGTGTCGATCGGACGCCGTCGCCGCGGGCGGACGTCTGCGTCGTCGGCGCGGGGCCGGCGGGCGCGCTCGTCGCCGCCGAACTGTCCGCGGCGGGCCACGAGGTCGTCGTGTTGGACGCGGGGCCGCGGTTCGACCCCGACGACCGGATCGATCGCATGGAGCGACACCTTCGGCCGGGCACCGACGCGCCGGTGTGGGACACCGACCCCGAGCGCGACGCCTACAGCAGCACCGGCGACCGGGAGTATCCCCTCAACGCCGCCCGCGTGAAAGGGATCGGCGGGACCACGCTCCACTGGCAGGGGATGGTGATGCGAATGCACGAGCAGGACTTCGAGCTCCGCTCGTCGGTCGGACTGGGCGACGACTGGCCCATCGACTACGACGACCTCAGGCCGTACTACGCCGCCGCCGAGGACGAACTGTCAGTCTCGGGCGCCTCGGACGATCCGTTCGCGCCGCCCAGGGAGGAACCACACCCGTTGCCGGCGTTCCCGCCGTCGTACTCGGACTCGCTGTTCGCGGAGGCGTGCGAGGCCGTCGGCCTCGCCACCCACTCGGTGCCGAACGCGCGCAACTCCGAGCCGACCGGCGAGGCGAGTGCGTGCGTCGGCTACGGCACCTGTAAGCCGGTCTGCCCCTCCGGCGCGAAGTACGACGCGACCCGCCACATCGACATCGCGGAGGCGAACGGGGCGCGCGTCCTCGACCGGGTCCCCGTCCAGCGACTCGACCACGACGGCGACCACGTCACCGCAGCGGTGTACGCGACGCCCGACGGCGAGGAACACCGACAGGAGGCCCGCGAGTTCGTCGTCGCCGCCGGCGGCGTGGAGACGCCGCGACTGCTCTTGCTCTCCGAGAGCGAGGCGTACCCGAACGGCCTCGCGAACTCCTCGGGGCTGGTCGGCCGGTACTTCATGGACCACCTGTTCGCGGGGATGGGCGGCACCCTCGAGGAGCCCACGCGCCAGAAGCACGTCGGCTTCAACACCACCGAGAGCCACCAGTTCTACGACCGGCCGGACGACTCCCGCACCGCGATCAAGCTGGAGTTCCTCAACTACGCGGGGCCGGCCCCGGCGGACATCGCCCTCACCGCGGACAGCTTCGGCGACGAGTTGCTCGCGGAGATCCGCGAGGGGTACGGAACCCACGTCGCGATGGGCGCGCTCGTCGAGCAGCTTCCCCGGCGGGAGAACCGGATCCGGCTGGACCGCTCGCGGACGGACGATCACGGGAACCCGGTTCCGGACGTGGTGTGGGGAGTCGACGGGACGACCAGGCGGACCATCGAGCGCGCCAACGAGATCCAGCGTGCGGTGCTGGTGCAGTTGGGCGTCGACATCGGGTGGACGGTCGGTCCCGAGAACACAGGACCCGCCTACCATCACATGGGGACGACACGGATGGGCACCGACCCCGCCGAGAGCGTCGTGAATCCGCAGTTGCGGACGCACGACCTCGCGAACCTCACGCTCGCCGGGAGTTCGGTGTTCGTGACGGGCGGCGCGATGAACCCGACGCTCACCATCGCGGCGCTGTCGCTGAAGGCGGCCGACCACGTCGCCGAGCGGTTGTAA